ACTGGATTAAATGTAATATAGTCAATGTTAAGTCTATTTTGTCCATGTATCCTGTTATCAACCATTATGAGATACAATTATGACACCTGAAGAATCCTATGACATTATCGTGATCGGAGCAGGTCCTGCCGGTTCCACTGCTGCCAAATATGCGGCAGAGAACGGCGCAAGTGTGCTGCTTATCGACAAGAAAAAAGATCTTGGTTCACCTATTCAGTGCGGCGGATTCCTGCCCCATTATGAAGAACTGCAAGAGCTCTTACCCAGTGCTGAACTGCCGTCCACATTGGAGAAAATCCCAACCAGCGTTATACACACATCCACTCATATCCACAGGTTCATATCTCCCAACCTGGATCCCAAGGAATTTGTAGTGGAAGCAGATGTACTGGATAGAAGCAGGTTTGATAAACATCTGGCCAGGGAAGCGGTCAAATCCGGTGCTGACCTGATGGTAAGTACCAGGGCTGATTCCATACAAGGTGATACCGTGGCTGTTCGCGGTGTATTAGGGGAATACAATATCAAAGGTAGCATAATAATAGGAGCAGATGGTCCCACTTCATTGGCTGCAAAGACAGCAGGTCTGATAGACCGAAATGATGAGATGGGCCGGGCCACGGCACTGGAATACGAACTGGTGGGAGTGGATATTGACCATGATGCGGTAGAGATGTACTTTGGCAGGGATTATGCACCAGGCGGTTACGGCTGGATAATCAGCCAGGGCGGGGATACTGCCAATATCGGTGTGGGTATCAGGCGTCCCCTGTGCGAGCCCGGTGTTTCTGTCCAGGATTACCTGCACAGGTTCATGTATGAGCATCCAAGGGCTGCGCCCATGCTGGAAGATACTAAGATCACTGCGGTAATCAGCGGTATCGTGCCAGTGGGAGGTGCACCATCCAGTACAGTGGAAGGAAATATCATGATCTGCGGGGATGCGGCCGGACACCTGATTGCTACCAACGGCGGCGGCATACCCACTGCCATGGTAGGGGGTAAGATAGCAGGGGAAACGGCAGCTGATGCAGTATCAGGCAAACGCCAGCTTAGTGAGTATGATACCCTGTGGCGGGAACAGATGGGGCTTGAGATCAAGACCTCGGTCTATGTCAAAAAATTAATGGACGGGCTCATGAGGTCAGATCCAATGATGAGTACGGCCATGAAGATGATAACACCGGACCAGATGAAGGCATTACAGCGAGGCCGCCTGCCCGAAACAGTTAAGAAGCTGCTTACCAGTTTCAATGCCGGTATAAGGTAATAACCTTAATAGTGCTTGCAAGCATACTGTTAATAGGAGAGAGCTAAACCAAAAAGTGACACTGATGAACGAACAAAACTCTGACACAATTGCTTATCCTGGACATGGGAATCTGTATCTGAATATTACCAATAGATGTACCTGCAACTGTATTTTCTGT
This region of Methanosarcinales archaeon genomic DNA includes:
- a CDS encoding geranylgeranyl reductase family protein — translated: MTPEESYDIIVIGAGPAGSTAAKYAAENGASVLLIDKKKDLGSPIQCGGFLPHYEELQELLPSAELPSTLEKIPTSVIHTSTHIHRFISPNLDPKEFVVEADVLDRSRFDKHLAREAVKSGADLMVSTRADSIQGDTVAVRGVLGEYNIKGSIIIGADGPTSLAAKTAGLIDRNDEMGRATALEYELVGVDIDHDAVEMYFGRDYAPGGYGWIISQGGDTANIGVGIRRPLCEPGVSVQDYLHRFMYEHPRAAPMLEDTKITAVISGIVPVGGAPSSTVEGNIMICGDAAGHLIATNGGGIPTAMVGGKIAGETAADAVSGKRQLSEYDTLWREQMGLEIKTSVYVKKLMDGLMRSDPMMSTAMKMITPDQMKALQRGRLPETVKKLLTSFNAGIR